One stretch of Cryptosporangium aurantiacum DNA includes these proteins:
- a CDS encoding alpha/beta hydrolase yields MRATNHRWLGTLAVALILLGAAALPVPASASAIRVLTGIAYAAPQPATSQGHFLDLYLPTHSRQPTPLIIWVHGSGWMAENGRESADVVASHFVPRGYAVAGVSIRSSGFAQFPGQLYDIKAAIRFLRANAARYHLDPHRFGIIGESSGGWTAAMAAVTGDVPRLEGNVGVRGPSSRVQAAAPFYPPTDFLQMDPFMPQDCVPFNEDFDLTACHADPRSPESRLLGCAIEACPQAVTRADPSTYVSRNDPPMLLVHGQQDLYVPWQQSLLLYRAAARACADAALVLLPRGEHGQWNEFLTDPAVRTGARIQRTDDCRQTRPRPVQPSWNSLIQFFDRSLNHR; encoded by the coding sequence ATGAGAGCGACGAATCACCGCTGGTTAGGCACGCTCGCCGTGGCGCTGATCCTTCTCGGCGCGGCAGCTCTCCCGGTCCCGGCGTCCGCGTCGGCGATACGGGTTCTCACCGGCATCGCCTACGCGGCCCCGCAACCGGCGACGAGTCAGGGCCATTTCCTCGACTTGTACCTTCCGACGCACTCCCGGCAGCCGACTCCGCTGATCATCTGGGTGCACGGCTCGGGGTGGATGGCCGAGAACGGTCGCGAGAGCGCGGACGTCGTGGCCTCTCACTTCGTTCCGCGCGGCTACGCGGTCGCCGGTGTGTCGATCCGATCGAGCGGCTTCGCGCAGTTCCCCGGCCAGCTGTACGACATCAAGGCAGCGATCCGGTTCCTCCGCGCCAACGCCGCTCGCTACCACCTCGATCCGCACCGGTTCGGGATCATCGGTGAGTCCTCCGGCGGGTGGACCGCCGCCATGGCTGCCGTGACCGGCGACGTGCCACGGCTAGAGGGGAACGTCGGCGTGCGGGGCCCGTCCAGCCGGGTGCAGGCGGCGGCACCGTTCTATCCGCCGACGGATTTCCTGCAGATGGACCCGTTCATGCCGCAGGACTGCGTTCCGTTCAACGAAGACTTCGACCTGACCGCCTGCCACGCCGATCCCCGATCACCCGAATCACGGCTCCTCGGCTGCGCCATCGAGGCCTGCCCGCAGGCCGTCACCCGCGCCGACCCCTCGACGTACGTCAGCCGAAACGACCCGCCGATGCTCCTCGTCCACGGGCAGCAGGATCTCTACGTGCCGTGGCAGCAGAGCCTGCTGCTCTACCGGGCCGCAGCGCGCGCCTGCGCCGACGCGGCGCTCGTGCTACTACCCCGGGGCGAGCACGGCCAGTGGAACGAGTTCCTCACCGATCCGGCGGTCCGGACCGGCGCCCGGATACAGCGGACGGACGACTGCCGGCAGACGCGCCCTCGACCGGTGCAGCCGAGCTGGAACTCCCTGATCCAGTTCTTCGACCGGAGCCTGAACCACCGCTAG